One region of Spiroplasma culicicola AES-1 genomic DNA includes:
- the ftsZ gene encoding cell division protein FtsZ has protein sequence MSDNLEFSQFANIKVIGVGGGGCNAVNRMVDDNVQGVEFIVANTDAQVLAASAAPTKLILGKELSKGLGAGANPEVGKQAAIESEDEIRKALKGSDLIFVAAGMGGGTGTGAAPEIARIAMETGALVIAIVTKPFRFEGRMRNSYAVQGTNELRKYVDSIIIISNDRLLEIIGGIPVQDSFREADNILKQGVQTITDLIAVPAVINLDFADVRTVMKGKGNALFGIGIGSGPDKAIEAANKAITSSLLETSIRGAKDAIINVTGGSKMTMNDAYDAVDIVQQASGEDVNFIFGIAINEHLDDELIVTVIATGFDDEYVPPVLNNSHNEQTHNEPIQDYDFASNDELTVPLETAYEKRTSFMEGQDKRPSYVKQSENEMQNVSNRVEQWKEGAHVNNQPAVAQKIEETLDDEDGDFPTFLRKKW, from the coding sequence ATGTCTGACAATTTAGAATTTAGCCAATTTGCCAATATTAAAGTTATTGGAGTTGGTGGCGGTGGGTGTAACGCTGTAAATAGAATGGTTGACGATAACGTACAGGGTGTTGAGTTTATCGTTGCCAATACTGATGCGCAAGTTTTAGCAGCATCAGCTGCACCAACTAAATTAATTTTAGGAAAAGAACTTTCAAAAGGTTTAGGAGCTGGTGCAAATCCTGAAGTTGGAAAACAAGCTGCAATTGAATCTGAAGACGAAATTAGAAAAGCATTAAAAGGGTCTGATTTAATCTTTGTTGCTGCTGGAATGGGTGGAGGTACTGGAACTGGTGCTGCACCTGAAATTGCAAGAATTGCTATGGAAACTGGAGCACTTGTAATTGCAATTGTAACAAAACCATTTAGATTTGAAGGAAGAATGAGAAATTCTTATGCTGTTCAAGGAACAAATGAATTAAGAAAATATGTTGATTCAATCATTATTATTTCAAATGATCGTCTATTAGAAATAATTGGTGGAATTCCTGTTCAAGATTCATTTAGAGAAGCTGACAACATTTTAAAACAAGGTGTTCAAACAATTACTGATTTAATTGCTGTTCCTGCAGTAATTAACTTAGACTTTGCTGATGTAAGAACTGTTATGAAAGGTAAAGGAAATGCTTTATTTGGAATTGGAATTGGTTCAGGACCAGACAAAGCAATCGAAGCTGCTAATAAAGCAATTACTTCATCACTTTTAGAAACTTCAATTCGTGGTGCAAAAGATGCCATTATTAACGTAACTGGGGGATCTAAAATGACTATGAACGATGCATATGATGCAGTTGATATCGTTCAACAAGCAAGTGGAGAAGATGTAAACTTTATTTTTGGGATTGCTATAAACGAGCACTTAGATGATGAATTAATCGTCACAGTTATTGCAACTGGTTTTGATGATGAATATGTTCCCCCAGTTTTAAATAATAGTCACAATGAACAAACTCACAATGAACCAATTCAAGATTATGATTTTGCAAGTAATGATGAATTAACTGTTCCTTTAGAAACTGCTTATGAAAAAAGAACAAGTTTTATGGAAGGCCAAGATAAAAGACCAAGTTATGTGAAACAATCAGAAAATGAAATGCAAAATGTTTCAAATAGAGTAGAACAGTGAAAAGAGGGAGCACACGTAAATAATCAACCAGCTGTTGCTCAAAAAATTGAAGAAACTCTTGACGATGAAGATGGTGATTTTCCAACTTTCTTAAGAAAGAAATGATAA
- the rpmF gene encoding 50S ribosomal protein L32 gives MAVPFRKTSKAAKNKRRSHLALVSSAIISCPNCGSMIKPHRVCRECGYYKNKEVKKVD, from the coding sequence ATGGCTGTACCATTTAGAAAGACCAGTAAAGCTGCTAAAAACAAAAGAAGAAGTCATCTTGCGTTAGTAAGTTCAGCTATTATCTCATGTCCAAACTGTGGAAGTATGATCAAACCACACAGAGTTTGTCGTGAATGTGGATATTACAAAAATAAAGAAGTTAAAAAAGTTGATTAA
- the sepF gene encoding cell division protein SepF, translating into MALFNKKNKNVESEQVYQIRDEQSDVATADQVVFDTNHVTHFLPLDNSETNKIADCLLKFRHVTINLSRIDKSEKRRLIDFLLGVMYALNGDYKKIDTNVYYFWISE; encoded by the coding sequence ATGGCATTATTTAATAAAAAAAATAAAAATGTCGAGTCTGAACAAGTATATCAAATTCGAGATGAGCAAAGTGATGTAGCAACAGCAGACCAAGTTGTTTTTGATACAAATCATGTAACTCATTTTTTACCACTTGATAATTCTGAAACTAACAAAATTGCAGATTGTTTATTAAAATTTAGACATGTTACAATCAATCTTTCAAGAATTGATAAATCAGAAAAAAGAAGACTAATTGATTTTCTATTGGGAGTAATGTATGCACTTAATGGAGATTATAAAAAAATTGATACAAATGTATATTATTTTTGAATAAGCGAGTAA
- the mraZ gene encoding division/cell wall cluster transcriptional repressor MraZ, giving the protein MLLGTFEHNLDDKSRLTIPSKLRNKLGDMIFVSKGIENCLELRTPEEFKKLLSDLGQKSSFNAATRKIERLVLSNSDELSIDNAGRIKIPANLLEKIGVTKQVYILGLGDRVEIWDKVSYERLLEEQDEAEIYEAAEQLGGVK; this is encoded by the coding sequence ATGCTACTAGGAACATTTGAACATAACTTAGATGATAAATCTAGACTTACAATACCCTCAAAACTTAGAAATAAGTTAGGAGATATGATTTTTGTTTCTAAAGGAATTGAAAATTGTTTAGAACTAAGAACTCCTGAAGAATTTAAGAAACTACTTTCAGATTTAGGGCAAAAAAGTAGTTTTAATGCTGCCACACGTAAAATAGAAAGATTGGTATTATCAAATTCTGATGAATTATCAATCGACAATGCAGGAAGAATTAAGATTCCTGCAAACTTATTAGAAAAAATCGGAGTCACAAAACAAGTTTATATCCTAGGGCTAGGAGATAGAGTTGAAATTTGAGACAAAGTTTCATATGAAAGACTGCTTGAAGAACAAGATGAAGCAGAAATTTATGAAGCTGCAGAACAATTGGGCGGAGTAAAGTAA
- the oppC gene encoding oligopeptide ABC transporter permease OppC, which translates to MTHSYLTEQEIMAIDPSLFRVVGSSHEISERITSKPYSYWKSVFKRMSKSPTFVISAILLVIVVAMACIIGIANPAAGVNPGAILEGPSANHWFGTDEYGDDLWIKIWVGTKTTLIFTVLIASIQIFLGILIGSIWGFYSKLDIMFIEFTRFLSLIPSLVLWLTVIFLFNEKSITVLVIGISLTSWIALASVIRVQILLTKNTEYNIASKVLGTSGPKIIRKNIMPKILPIVIQTSTFAIPNAIAIDSLLTYYGFGFIPATDSTKASLGSILNNVFAGTGWQIAPHLIIVPVAFIAGISLIFFLAGKVFADSLDPKTHR; encoded by the coding sequence ATGACACATTCATATTTAACAGAACAAGAAATTATGGCAATTGATCCTTCTCTATTTAGAGTAGTTGGTTCAAGCCATGAAATTTCAGAAAGAATTACTTCTAAACCATATAGTTATTGAAAATCTGTATTTAAAAGAATGAGCAAAAGCCCAACATTTGTAATATCTGCAATTTTATTAGTTATTGTTGTTGCAATGGCATGTATTATTGGAATTGCAAATCCAGCAGCGGGAGTTAATCCAGGTGCAATCCTTGAAGGACCATCAGCAAATCATTGATTTGGAACTGATGAATATGGAGATGATTTATGAATTAAAATCTGAGTTGGAACAAAAACAACTTTAATCTTTACGGTTTTAATTGCATCAATTCAAATCTTCTTAGGAATACTAATTGGATCAATTTGGGGATTTTATTCTAAATTAGATATTATGTTCATTGAATTTACAAGATTCTTATCATTAATTCCTTCATTGGTACTATGATTGACAGTTATCTTTTTATTTAATGAAAAATCAATTACAGTCCTTGTAATTGGAATCTCTCTAACAAGTTGAATTGCTTTAGCATCAGTTATTAGGGTTCAAATTCTTTTAACAAAAAATACAGAATACAATATTGCTTCAAAAGTTTTAGGAACAAGTGGTCCTAAAATTATTAGAAAAAACATTATGCCAAAAATCTTGCCAATTGTTATTCAAACTTCAACATTTGCAATACCAAATGCAATTGCAATTGACTCATTACTTACTTACTATGGATTTGGATTTATTCCAGCAACAGATAGTACAAAAGCATCATTGGGATCAATTTTAAATAACGTATTTGCAGGTACAGGGTGACAAATTGCACCACACTTAATTATAGTTCCAGTTGCATTTATTGCAGGAATCTCACTAATATTCTTCCTTGCAGGAAAAGTATTTGCCGATTCATTGGACCCAAAAACACATAGATAG
- the oppD gene encoding oligopeptide ABC transporter ATP-binding protein OppD yields MNKENRVLSVRDLEVKFQVRSNILTAIRKVSFDVYDGEILAIVGESGSGKSVVTKTFTGMLEANGWISQGSIVYRPTQEAIEDPKAYFKSAVDLVNLQKPLISDDVVKFVSKRNNKVVKKLLNKIKEYKTYNPITLDESEDKGITEGLYTETIAKNIATNEQKLQDAKNKLAIWKEKIEFAGNNRVFKKIALLENEIKELEFVRTIIDSKEVRNQAIANVFEEINLINQDTAKVRPLSMSERMKVKKIIKHVETFIETKVAFDEETKLMIKQYFKKRYTLTRFESELKDLVNEIIENNSINEEHFNNILLDWKKIEHSSLVNKLRAAKEIRQLRGKTIATIFQDPMTSLNPLLTVGFQISEVLRKQLGMSKKEAKAEAIELLRKVGIPNPEKRYNDIPGRYSGGMRQRVVIAIALACRPKVLICDEPTTALDVTIQAQILKLIKDLQKEYNFSVIFITHDLGVVASISDRIAVMYAGQVIEIGTSKDIFEDAKHPYTWALLSSLPQLGTKGTDLYSIAGTPPSLFNGIEGDAFAPRNDYALELDYIHEPPMFKVSETHYAKTWLLDKRAPKVKRPEQLNNLKQIIQDSAKKTTKE; encoded by the coding sequence ATGAACAAGGAAAATAGAGTATTATCAGTTCGTGATTTGGAAGTAAAATTCCAAGTTAGAAGTAATATCCTTACAGCTATAAGAAAAGTTAGCTTCGACGTTTATGATGGTGAAATTCTTGCTATTGTTGGTGAATCTGGGAGTGGTAAGTCAGTTGTTACAAAAACATTTACAGGAATGTTAGAAGCAAATGGTTGAATTAGCCAAGGATCAATTGTTTATAGACCAACTCAAGAAGCAATTGAAGATCCAAAAGCATATTTTAAAAGCGCAGTAGATTTAGTAAACTTACAAAAACCACTTATTTCAGATGATGTGGTTAAATTTGTATCAAAAAGAAATAATAAAGTAGTCAAAAAATTATTAAACAAAATTAAAGAGTATAAAACATATAATCCAATTACTTTAGATGAAAGCGAAGATAAAGGAATTACTGAAGGGTTATACACTGAAACAATTGCAAAAAATATTGCAACTAATGAGCAAAAATTACAAGATGCTAAAAATAAATTAGCTATTTGAAAAGAAAAAATTGAATTTGCTGGAAACAATAGAGTATTTAAAAAGATTGCTTTATTGGAAAACGAAATCAAAGAATTAGAATTTGTAAGAACAATTATTGACTCAAAAGAAGTAAGAAATCAAGCAATTGCAAATGTTTTTGAAGAAATTAATCTTATTAATCAAGACACTGCAAAGGTAAGACCTTTAAGCATGTCTGAAAGAATGAAAGTGAAAAAAATCATTAAACATGTAGAAACTTTTATCGAAACAAAAGTTGCTTTTGATGAAGAAACAAAGTTAATGATTAAACAGTATTTCAAGAAAAGATATACATTAACAAGATTTGAAAGCGAATTAAAAGATCTTGTAAATGAAATTATTGAAAATAATAGTATTAATGAAGAACATTTTAACAATATTTTATTAGACTGAAAGAAAATTGAACATTCAAGTTTAGTAAATAAACTTAGAGCAGCCAAAGAAATTAGACAATTGCGTGGTAAAACAATTGCCACAATTTTCCAAGATCCAATGACTTCACTTAACCCACTATTAACAGTAGGGTTCCAAATTTCTGAAGTATTGAGAAAACAATTGGGAATGAGCAAAAAAGAAGCAAAAGCAGAAGCAATTGAATTATTAAGAAAAGTGGGAATTCCAAATCCTGAAAAACGTTATAACGATATTCCAGGAAGATATTCTGGAGGGATGAGACAAAGAGTTGTTATTGCAATTGCATTAGCATGTAGACCAAAAGTCTTAATTTGTGATGAACCAACAACTGCATTGGATGTTACTATCCAAGCACAAATCTTAAAATTAATTAAGGATTTACAAAAAGAATATAACTTCTCTGTAATTTTTATTACTCACGACTTAGGAGTTGTTGCTTCAATTTCTGATAGAATTGCTGTTATGTATGCAGGTCAAGTTATTGAAATTGGAACTTCAAAAGATATTTTTGAAGATGCAAAACATCCATATACATGAGCATTACTTTCTTCTCTACCACAATTGGGAACAAAGGGAACAGACTTATATTCAATCGCTGGAACACCACCCTCATTATTTAACGGTATTGAAGGAGACGCTTTTGCACCAAGAAATGATTATGCACTTGAGTTAGATTATATTCATGAACCTCCAATGTTCAAAGTATCTGAAACTCACTATGCAAAAACATGATTGTTAGATAAAAGAGCACCAAAGGTTAAAAGACCTGAGCAATTAAATAACTTGAAACAAATTATTCAAGATTCTGCCAAAAAAACAACAAAGGAGTAG
- a CDS encoding YceD family protein — protein MLKKEIELKQHIDLDISFENQDRYDFAHDLIEQILDLKVKGTIDYQENIKCVYVNAIITATIKAIDARDGELIELKEQTFDWDEEYFFESQIDDQHNIVMGEEFDIYSYAIEQIVLNIPVNLTNNYGKISLVGNDFKLMSEDEYQQEQDNKIDPRWEKLKEFNFEK, from the coding sequence ATGTTAAAAAAAGAGATTGAATTAAAACAACATATTGATTTAGATATTAGTTTTGAAAATCAAGATCGCTATGATTTTGCTCATGACTTAATTGAACAAATTTTAGATTTAAAGGTTAAGGGAACAATTGATTATCAAGAAAATATCAAATGTGTTTATGTTAATGCAATTATTACAGCAACCATTAAAGCAATTGACGCACGAGATGGTGAATTAATTGAATTAAAAGAGCAAACATTTGATTGAGATGAAGAATATTTCTTTGAATCTCAAATTGATGACCAACACAATATTGTAATGGGTGAAGAATTTGACATTTATAGCTATGCAATTGAACAAATTGTTTTAAATATTCCTGTTAATTTAACAAATAACTATGGTAAAATTTCTCTTGTAGGTAATGACTTTAAATTAATGTCAGAAGATGAATACCAACAAGAACAAGATAACAAGATAGATCCCAGATGGGAAAAATTAAAGGAATTTAATTTTGAAAAATAG
- the oppF gene encoding oligopeptide ABC transporter ATP-binding protein OppF, with translation MSQQKEQFINIRDLVVEFRNKGKKFQAVKGATFDIYKGEIFGLVGESGSGKTTIGRALVGVQPLKDGTVYLENQTIAGKPTSLYVLNKEIYKRLKNIDTKLSLSTVYLNNFIKNLKATYENYKLNPDKFTSEHIAKVFKSSKIAFIDNMFLENLKYVNRIIKYFDRINQFTDGIHNFIPEISPKLEKSIIIKNTSTKEAVFEIKELFGVIYKSILKINSRIKTFNKKESVDLESLLTEIFKELTIMVKEHKEILSKIKYVIELEHQNLALSAPYAKREKFRDYYNQQVYVDRQAFLDEAKRQKQLLSEQENPDQKKLKIVESQLADFWSKDNINLKACEQIISHLSNKIENIDKVVSTLKNTNFENKLKSIIENNQQLSEVQINELSVELKHINKIVKKNIMKDEESIQQYNEWKEIVDEMDPLVRADIIELTEFLDLPSIDEIVRNSYLFDSQTKQQKRKNRRDVQMIFQDPGSSLNDRMAIEEIIAEGLENFTELYKSPEAIERYVQERNAEFPDEKITTENVKPADVKKHIILKLIKSVGLLPEHLSRYPHEFSGGQRQRVGIARSLAMRPKIIVGDEPISALDVSIRAQVLNLFQKFKEEYDLTYLFITHDLSVVRFIADRIAVIYHGQIVELADAEELFTNPLHPYTKSLLSAIPIPEPEMARQKELEVYNPEAEHADYIFDIPEFVEVKPGHFVHANSRELKEIKKLIKK, from the coding sequence ATGTCACAACAAAAAGAACAATTCATAAATATACGAGATCTTGTGGTTGAATTTAGAAATAAAGGTAAAAAGTTTCAAGCAGTTAAAGGTGCAACATTCGATATCTACAAAGGTGAAATCTTTGGTTTAGTAGGAGAGTCTGGTAGTGGAAAGACTACAATTGGACGTGCATTGGTTGGAGTTCAACCTTTAAAAGATGGAACAGTTTACTTAGAAAATCAAACTATTGCTGGAAAACCTACAAGTTTATATGTTTTAAATAAAGAAATTTATAAAAGATTAAAAAATATTGATACTAAACTTTCACTTTCAACAGTTTATTTAAATAATTTTATTAAAAACTTAAAAGCAACTTATGAAAATTACAAGTTGAATCCAGATAAATTTACAAGTGAACATATTGCAAAGGTTTTTAAAAGTAGTAAAATTGCTTTTATTGACAATATGTTCTTAGAAAACTTGAAATATGTCAACAGAATTATTAAATACTTTGACAGAATTAATCAATTTACTGATGGAATTCATAATTTTATTCCTGAAATTTCACCAAAACTTGAAAAATCAATTATTATTAAAAACACAAGTACTAAAGAAGCTGTATTTGAAATTAAAGAATTATTTGGTGTAATTTATAAATCAATTTTAAAAATTAATTCAAGAATTAAAACATTTAATAAAAAAGAAAGTGTTGATCTTGAAAGTTTATTAACTGAAATTTTTAAAGAATTGACAATTATGGTAAAAGAACATAAAGAAATTTTATCAAAAATTAAATATGTAATTGAATTAGAACATCAAAACTTAGCTCTTTCTGCACCATATGCAAAAAGAGAAAAATTTAGAGATTACTATAATCAACAAGTTTATGTAGATCGTCAAGCATTTTTAGATGAAGCAAAAAGACAAAAACAACTTTTAAGTGAACAAGAAAATCCAGATCAAAAGAAATTAAAAATTGTAGAATCACAATTGGCAGATTTTTGATCAAAAGATAATATTAACTTAAAAGCTTGTGAACAAATCATAAGCCATTTATCAAATAAAATTGAAAATATTGATAAAGTTGTTAGCACTTTAAAAAATACTAACTTTGAAAATAAATTGAAATCTATAATTGAAAATAATCAACAACTTAGTGAAGTACAAATTAACGAATTGAGTGTTGAATTAAAACATATTAATAAAATTGTTAAGAAAAATATCATGAAAGACGAAGAATCAATTCAACAATACAATGAATGAAAAGAAATTGTTGATGAAATGGATCCATTAGTCAGAGCAGATATTATTGAATTGACTGAATTCTTAGATTTACCTTCAATTGATGAAATTGTAAGAAATTCATATTTATTTGATTCACAAACAAAACAACAAAAACGTAAGAACAGAAGAGATGTTCAAATGATTTTCCAAGATCCAGGTAGTTCATTAAATGACAGAATGGCAATTGAAGAGATCATTGCTGAAGGTTTAGAAAACTTTACAGAGTTATATAAATCACCTGAAGCAATTGAACGTTATGTTCAAGAACGTAATGCTGAATTTCCAGATGAAAAAATTACAACTGAAAATGTTAAACCAGCAGATGTTAAAAAACATATTATTTTAAAATTAATTAAATCTGTAGGTTTATTACCAGAGCATTTATCAAGATATCCTCATGAATTTTCAGGAGGACAACGTCAAAGGGTGGGAATTGCAAGAAGTTTAGCAATGAGACCAAAAATTATTGTTGGAGATGAACCAATTTCTGCATTAGACGTTTCAATTAGAGCTCAAGTATTAAACTTATTTCAAAAATTTAAAGAAGAATATGATTTAACTTATCTATTTATTACTCACGACTTGTCAGTTGTTAGATTTATTGCAGATAGAATTGCAGTTATTTATCATGGACAAATCGTTGAACTTGCAGATGCAGAAGAATTGTTTACAAATCCACTACATCCATATACAAAATCATTACTAAGCGCAATACCAATTCCAGAACCAGAAATGGCTCGTCAAAAAGAATTGGAAGTATATAATCCAGAAGCAGAACATGCTGATTATATATTTGATATTCCAGAGTTTGTTGAGGTTAAACCAGGACATTTTGTTCATGCAAACTCAAGAGAGTTAAAAGAAATTAAGAAATTAATTAAAAAATAG
- the rsmH gene encoding 16S rRNA (cytosine(1402)-N(4))-methyltransferase RsmH gives MAQEHISVLLNESIAMLDINKNGIYVDCTMGRAGHSVEILQKLENGHLYAIDQDVEAIEGSQKKLEQVSKNFTILEGNFVDIKALLALQNVKKVDGILYDLGVSSPQFDNGQRGFSYRYDAPLDMRMDNINNLLTAKTVVNTYDEKQLADIFWKYGEEKFSFLIAKNIVKFRVNQPINTTYELVDIIKASLPQKVLKQKKHPAKKVFQALRVYVNNELEVLKKSLIQSLELLNPNGRLVVITFQSLEEKIIKDLFKAKTQNDQDKFLRQLPFNNMEIEKEYQLLIKKPIVASEQELEQNRRAHSAKLWAIKRVKAND, from the coding sequence ATGGCACAAGAGCACATATCAGTTTTATTAAATGAATCTATCGCAATGCTGGATATCAATAAAAATGGTATATATGTTGATTGCACAATGGGCCGTGCTGGACATAGTGTTGAAATTTTACAAAAATTAGAAAATGGTCATTTATATGCAATAGATCAAGACGTTGAAGCCATCGAGGGTAGTCAAAAAAAATTAGAACAAGTTTCTAAAAATTTTACTATCTTAGAAGGTAATTTTGTTGATATAAAGGCACTATTGGCATTACAAAATGTCAAAAAAGTGGATGGAATCTTATATGATTTAGGAGTTTCTTCTCCTCAATTTGATAATGGACAAAGAGGTTTTAGTTATCGCTATGATGCACCTCTTGACATGCGTATGGACAATATCAACAATCTTTTAACAGCAAAAACTGTTGTAAACACATATGATGAAAAACAACTTGCAGATATTTTTTGAAAATATGGTGAAGAAAAATTTTCATTTTTAATTGCAAAAAATATAGTTAAATTTAGAGTAAATCAACCTATTAATACAACTTATGAATTGGTTGATATTATTAAAGCTAGTTTACCTCAAAAAGTGTTAAAACAAAAAAAACATCCAGCTAAAAAAGTATTTCAAGCTTTAAGAGTGTATGTTAACAATGAACTTGAAGTCTTAAAAAAGTCTTTAATACAATCATTAGAACTTTTAAATCCTAATGGACGATTAGTAGTAATAACTTTTCAATCATTAGAAGAAAAAATAATTAAGGATCTTTTTAAGGCAAAAACACAAAATGATCAAGATAAATTTTTAAGACAACTTCCATTTAATAACATGGAAATTGAAAAGGAATATCAATTATTAATAAAAAAACCAATAGTTGCAAGTGAGCAAGAATTAGAACAAAACAGAAGGGCACATAGTGCAAAATTATGGGCAATTAAAAGGGTGAAGGCAAATGATTAA
- the oppB gene encoding oligopeptide ABC transporter permease OppB, translated as MENNSKNAIPGDLESLMDSVSLDDEVKSSKKSIFETISYNFSKFNSSRIEFLQKTPLLSYSIKRILYAFVTLYLAVIVMYALLRFVTPDTVYISDLDLGKLGIKVGSDEYYTLIDNRKKIYGAYGPLISQIFIYLRNITPFIPKEIILNPVIDSAGNVTGDPTTMWFYLGVIFGKATGLQQGSLVQDAFKEAIPVSFKLGGLAVLLSYLLGVPLGILAAKNKEKWKDSAINGTSLIISAIPALVIIKLLYEMSIYYFGAGARWEDSTVFTKMFPLIGVMLLIMPMIIVNTRRFVIDEMTSDYTKFAMSKGLSSRYVFYVHIFRNAGIRMIKTVPEIFIVTLFGSSILVEQHWVVPGMSKFILYGIADRDTFLILGYIFVSASAGVFSSLIGDLLLAVLDPRIKLTK; from the coding sequence ATGGAAAACAATTCAAAAAACGCAATTCCAGGTGACCTCGAAAGTTTAATGGATAGCGTATCGCTAGACGATGAAGTTAAAAGTAGTAAGAAATCTATTTTTGAAACTATTTCATATAATTTTTCAAAGTTTAATAGTTCAAGAATTGAATTTCTTCAAAAAACACCTTTATTGAGCTATTCAATAAAAAGAATTCTGTATGCATTTGTAACCCTTTACCTTGCAGTAATTGTTATGTATGCATTACTAAGATTTGTAACTCCAGATACTGTTTATATTTCTGACTTAGATTTAGGTAAGTTAGGTATTAAAGTTGGTTCTGATGAGTATTACACTTTAATTGATAATAGAAAAAAAATATATGGAGCTTATGGACCATTAATTTCTCAAATATTTATATATTTAAGAAATATTACACCATTTATTCCAAAAGAAATTATTCTAAATCCAGTAATTGATTCAGCAGGTAATGTAACTGGTGATCCAACAACTATGTGATTTTATCTTGGAGTAATATTTGGAAAAGCTACAGGTTTACAACAAGGAAGTCTTGTACAAGACGCTTTTAAAGAAGCTATCCCAGTATCATTTAAATTGGGAGGATTAGCAGTATTATTATCATATTTATTAGGAGTTCCTTTAGGAATTCTGGCCGCTAAAAATAAAGAAAAATGAAAAGATTCAGCAATTAATGGTACAAGTTTAATTATTTCTGCAATTCCTGCATTAGTAATTATTAAATTGCTTTATGAAATGTCAATTTATTATTTTGGAGCAGGAGCACGTTGAGAGGACTCAACAGTATTTACAAAAATGTTCCCATTAATTGGAGTAATGTTATTGATTATGCCAATGATCATTGTTAACACACGTAGATTTGTAATTGATGAAATGACTTCAGATTATACAAAATTTGCAATGTCAAAAGGTTTAAGCAGTAGATATGTGTTTTATGTACATATCTTTAGAAATGCTGGAATCAGAATGATCAAAACTGTACCAGAAATTTTCATTGTAACTTTATTTGGATCAAGTATCTTGGTAGAGCAACATTGAGTTGTTCCAGGGATGAGTAAATTTATTCTTTATGGAATAGCAGATAGAGATACATTCTTGATTTTAGGATATATCTTCGTATCAGCTTCAGCAGGAGTATTTTCAAGTTTAATTGGAGATTTACTATTAGCTGTACTTGACCCAAGAATAAAACTAACAAAATAG